In Colwellia sp. PAMC 20917, a single genomic region encodes these proteins:
- the dnaG gene encoding DNA primase: MTGMIPRQFIDDLLARADIVELIDSRVPLKKAGKNYQACCPFHTEKSPSFSVSQDKQFYHCFGCGEHGNAISFLMEFDRLEFPDAIEELASHYNMEVPREQNNQSPAQLKQQQQVHKQKQDDYELMEKISRFYQQQLKVATDKDTAIDYLKGRGLSGEVVKRFGIGYISDAWDGMMNHFAKNPQTTQQLVDLGMAIPGDKNRPYDRFRGRIQFPIRDKRGRVIGFGGRVLGDGTPKYLNSPETRIYHKGHELYGLFEAKQANKQLSRLVVVEGYMDVVALAQHGVDYAVASLGTSTTPEQCQTLFRTVKEVICCYDGDRAGRDAAWRAMENALPLINDGTSLKFVFLPDGEDPDSLIREKGQQAFEEILDNATPLSVFLFDHLSLQVNMSTLEGKSKMIELFQPYLNKLPDSTLKDSILTELANKFARGNEKRLDELRKKNNQNNKASTVKKQSKITPLRLAIALLLEHPHIISALPDITILQQLDMPGIPLLNRLLVLCKQNSKINSAQLIEHFRGTTEGSQLTKLMCLQHHVEPENAESMFIDVIESFLNKFIEQRTEQLLAKEHATGLSKSEKQELHSLLSA, translated from the coding sequence ATGACTGGTATGATCCCTCGACAATTTATTGATGATTTATTAGCGCGCGCTGATATTGTTGAATTAATTGACTCTCGAGTGCCATTAAAGAAAGCCGGCAAAAATTATCAAGCTTGTTGCCCATTCCATACCGAAAAGTCTCCCTCGTTCAGTGTTAGCCAAGATAAGCAATTCTATCATTGCTTTGGTTGTGGAGAACACGGCAATGCAATTTCCTTTTTGATGGAATTTGACCGTTTAGAATTCCCTGATGCGATTGAAGAACTTGCCTCCCATTATAATATGGAAGTGCCACGTGAACAAAATAACCAGAGCCCTGCGCAACTAAAGCAGCAGCAACAAGTTCATAAACAAAAACAAGATGATTACGAACTGATGGAAAAAATCAGTCGTTTCTATCAACAACAATTAAAAGTGGCTACCGATAAAGATACCGCCATTGATTATTTAAAAGGTCGCGGTTTAAGCGGTGAAGTGGTGAAGCGCTTTGGTATTGGTTATATCAGTGACGCTTGGGATGGGATGATGAACCATTTTGCCAAAAATCCTCAAACCACTCAGCAACTTGTAGATTTAGGTATGGCAATCCCTGGCGATAAAAATCGTCCTTATGATCGTTTTAGAGGTCGTATTCAATTCCCCATTCGTGACAAGCGAGGTCGCGTTATTGGTTTTGGTGGTCGTGTATTGGGTGATGGTACGCCAAAGTATTTAAACTCTCCAGAAACACGTATTTATCATAAAGGCCATGAACTTTACGGATTATTTGAAGCAAAACAAGCCAATAAACAATTGTCTCGATTGGTCGTGGTTGAAGGCTACATGGATGTTGTGGCATTAGCACAACATGGTGTCGACTATGCTGTAGCGTCGCTCGGTACATCAACCACCCCAGAACAATGCCAAACTTTATTTAGAACCGTTAAAGAAGTTATCTGTTGTTATGACGGTGACCGAGCAGGCCGAGATGCTGCATGGCGAGCCATGGAGAATGCCCTGCCTTTAATCAACGATGGTACGAGTTTAAAATTTGTATTTTTACCCGACGGTGAAGACCCTGATTCGTTGATCAGAGAAAAAGGTCAACAAGCTTTCGAAGAAATTCTAGATAACGCCACACCCTTGTCAGTTTTTCTTTTTGATCACCTTTCTCTGCAAGTCAATATGAGTACTTTGGAAGGAAAATCAAAAATGATTGAGCTCTTCCAGCCCTACTTAAATAAGCTGCCTGATAGTACCTTAAAAGATTCAATTTTGACTGAATTAGCCAATAAATTCGCCCGTGGCAACGAAAAACGTTTAGACGAATTACGTAAAAAGAACAATCAAAACAACAAGGCAAGTACAGTAAAGAAGCAAAGTAAAATAACACCATTACGCCTTGCTATTGCATTATTACTTGAGCACCCCCATATCATTAGTGCATTACCGGATATTACTATTTTACAACAACTCGATATGCCAGGTATTCCTTTGCTAAATCGGCTGTTAGTTTTATGTAAACAAAATTCAAAAATTAACAGTGCTCAGCTTATTGAACATTTTCGAGGGACCACTGAAGGTAGCCAATTAACAAAGTTAATGTGCTTACAACATCATGTTGAACCTGAAAATGCTGAATCGATGTTTATTGATGTAATAGAAAGTTTTTTAAACAAATTTATTGAACAACGTACGGAGCAATTGCTTGCCAAAGAACATGCAACTGGCTTAAGTAAAAGTGAGAAACAAGAATTACATAGTTTGTTAAGTGCGTAG